In Oryza brachyantha chromosome 2, ObraRS2, whole genome shotgun sequence, a single window of DNA contains:
- the LOC102715915 gene encoding probable enoyl-CoA hydratase 2, mitochondrial, with translation MRSLRGILAVSGHLTGRRATAGTACASAHLALFSRALQILAQPEPVRLQKLSAPDSGIVEMSLKRPEARNAIGKEMLQGLRSAIEKVEADATANVVLLASSVPKVFCAGADLKERRLMSPSEVREFVNSLRATFLSFEALSIPTIAIIEGAAFGGGLELALSCDLRICGENATFSLPETGLAIIPGAGGTQRLPRIVGKSRAKELIFTGRRFNAVEAVTMGVVNYSVPPGEAYRKALELAQEINQKGPLAIRMAKKAINQGMEVDLSSGLAVEEECYEQVLHTQDRLEGLAAFAEKRKPVYTGK, from the exons ATGCGCAGCCTCCGGGGGAtcctcgccgtctccggccacctcaccggccgccgcgccacggCGGGAACCGCCTGCGCCTCCGCCCATCTGGCTCTCTTCTCCCGCGCCCTCCAAATCCTCGCCCAGCCGGAGCCCGTGCGCCTCCAGAAGCTCTCGGCGCCCGACTCCG GGATCGTGGAGATGAGCCTGAAGCGGCCGGAGGCCAGGAACGCTATTGGGAAGGAGATGCTCCAGGGGCTGCGGAGCGCGATCGAGAAGGTGGAGGCCGACGCGACGGCGAACGTCGTGCTGCTAGCGAGCTCCGTCCCGAAGGTTTTCTGCGCGGGCGCTGACCTCAAG GAAAGGAGGTTAATGAGCCCTAGCGAAGTCCGCGAATTTGTCAATTCCCTAAGAGCTACGTTCCTATCCTTTGAG GCATTGTCAATTCCTACAATTGCCATCATTGAAGGAGCTGCCTTTGGTGGTGGGCTAGAATTGGCTCTTTCTTGTGATCTCCGTATATGTG GGGAAAATGCAACATTTAGCTTGCCGGAAACTGGCCTTGCTATTATTCCTGG AGCTGGGGGAACACAGCGTCTTCCTAGGATTGTTGGAAAGTCCAGAGCAAAGGAATTAATATTCACTGGTCGTAGATTCAATGCTGTAGAAGCTGTAACTATGG GGGTAGTAAATTACTCTGTGCCCCCTGGGGAGGCTTATAGAAAAGCTCTTGAACTTGCCCAAGAGATAAATCAGAAA GGTCCGTTAGCAATAAGAATGGCTAAGAAGGCTATCAATCAAGGTATGGAGGTAGATCTGTCTAGCGGATTGGCTGTCGAAGAAGAATGCTACGAGCAAGTTCTGCACACTCAAGATCGTCTTGAAGGTCTAGCTGCATTTGCTGAGAAACGGAAACCTGTATACACAGGGAAATAA
- the LOC102715642 gene encoding probable enoyl-CoA hydratase 2, mitochondrial isoform X2, with the protein MRMLLGAVEKLEADETVKVVLVTSSVPGAFCAGADLKERKLMSSSGVREYANSLRSTFSAFEALPISTIAVIEGAALGGGLELALSCDLRICGEDATLGLPETGLAIIPGAGGTQRLPRIVGRSRAKEIIFTGRRCNASEAVMMGLANYCVPAGEAYEKALELAHEITQKGPLGIRMAKKAIDQGMQAADMPSALAVEGECYEQLLNTEDRLEGLAAFAERRKPVYSGK; encoded by the exons ATGAGGATGCTGCTGGGCGCGGTGGAGAAGCTTGAGGCCGACGAGACTGTGAAGGTCGTCCTGGTAACGAGCTCCGTGCCTGGAGCTTTCTGCGCAGGCGCCGATCTCAAG GAACGGAAACTAATGAGCTCTTCTGGAGTAAGAGAATATGCGAACTCCTTGAGGTCTACATTCTCAGCCTTTGAG GCACTCCCTATTTCAACAATTGCTGTCATTGAAGGAGCTGCTTTGGGCGGTGGGCTAGAACTGGCACTTTCATGCGACCTCCGTATATGTG GAGAAGATGCAACTCTTGGCCTGCCAGAAACAGGGCTTGCTATCATTCCTGG AGCTGGGGGCACGCAGCGTCTTCCTAGGATTGTTGGAAGATCTAGAGCGAAGGAGATAATATTCACCGGCCGTAGGTGCAATGCATCTGAAGCTGTAATGATGG GGCTAGCAAACTACTGCGTTCCAGCAGGGGAGGCCTATGAAAAGGCTCTCGAACTCGCCCACGAGATAACCCAGAAG GGTCCTCTGGGGATCAGAATGGCCAAGAAGGCCATTGATCAAGGTATGCAGGCAGCAGACATGCCGTCGGCGTTGGCTGTCGAAGGCGAATGCTACGAGCAGCTGCTGAACACGGAGGATCGCCTTGAAGGCCTGGCCGCATTTGCCGAGAGGAGGAAACCTGTGTACTCCGGGAAGTAG
- the LOC102715642 gene encoding probable enoyl-CoA hydratase 2, mitochondrial isoform X3, whose amino-acid sequence MYLGCISPHGPERISVFPIRPTSRMRSLRCLLAASGRGAPSTRTFARALRILARPEPVSLHKLSEPDCGIVELRLERPEVKNAINWETMRMLLGAVEKLEADETVKVVLVTSSVPGAFCAGADLKERKLMSSSGVREYANSLRSTFSAFEALPISTIAVIEGAALGGGLELALSCDLRICGEDATLGLPETGLAIIPGAGGTQRLPRIVGRSRAKEIIFTGRRCNASEAVMMGLANYCVPAGEAYEKALELAHEITQKGPLGIRMAKKAIDQGMQAADMPSALAVEGECYEQLLNTEDRLEGLAAFAERRKPVYSGK is encoded by the exons ATGTATCTCGGATGTATCTCACCGCACGGCCCTGAGCGCATCAGTGTGTTCCCCATCCGCCCCACCTCCAGAATGCGCAGCCTGCGgtgcctcctcgccgcctccggccgCGGCGCTCCGTCGACCCGCACCTTCGCCCGCGCCCTCCGGATCTTGGCGCGGCCGGAGCCCGTCAGTCTCCACAAGCTCTCGGAACCCGACTGCG GAATCGTAGAGCTGAGACTGGAGCGTCCGGAGGTCAAGAACGCCATCAATTGGGAGACCATGAGGATGCTGCTGGGCGCGGTGGAGAAGCTTGAGGCCGACGAGACTGTGAAGGTCGTCCTGGTAACGAGCTCCGTGCCTGGAGCTTTCTGCGCAGGCGCCGATCTCAAG GAACGGAAACTAATGAGCTCTTCTGGAGTAAGAGAATATGCGAACTCCTTGAGGTCTACATTCTCAGCCTTTGAG GCACTCCCTATTTCAACAATTGCTGTCATTGAAGGAGCTGCTTTGGGCGGTGGGCTAGAACTGGCACTTTCATGCGACCTCCGTATATGTG GAGAAGATGCAACTCTTGGCCTGCCAGAAACAGGGCTTGCTATCATTCCTGG AGCTGGGGGCACGCAGCGTCTTCCTAGGATTGTTGGAAGATCTAGAGCGAAGGAGATAATATTCACCGGCCGTAGGTGCAATGCATCTGAAGCTGTAATGATGG GGCTAGCAAACTACTGCGTTCCAGCAGGGGAGGCCTATGAAAAGGCTCTCGAACTCGCCCACGAGATAACCCAGAAG GGTCCTCTGGGGATCAGAATGGCCAAGAAGGCCATTGATCAAGGTATGCAGGCAGCAGACATGCCGTCGGCGTTGGCTGTCGAAGGCGAATGCTACGAGCAGCTGCTGAACACGGAGGATCGCCTTGAAGGCCTGGCCGCATTTGCCGAGAGGAGGAAACCTGTGTACTCCGGGAAGTAG
- the LOC102715642 gene encoding probable enoyl-CoA hydratase 2, mitochondrial isoform X1, whose translation MRRVSYVCGCISDVSHRTALSASVCSPSAPPPECAACGASSPPPAAALRRPAPSPAPSGSWRGRSPSVSTSSRNPTAERKLMSSSGVREYANSLRSTFSAFEALPISTIAVIEGAALGGGLELALSCDLRICGEDATLGLPETGLAIIPGAGGTQRLPRIVGRSRAKEIIFTGRRCNASEAVMMGLANYCVPAGEAYEKALELAHEITQKGPLGIRMAKKAIDQGMQAADMPSALAVEGECYEQLLNTEDRLEGLAAFAERRKPVYSGK comes from the exons ATGCGTCGCGTGTCTTACGTGTGTGGATGTATCTCGGATGTATCTCACCGCACGGCCCTGAGCGCATCAGTGTGTTCCCCATCCGCCCCACCTCCAGAATGCGCAGCCTGCGgtgcctcctcgccgcctccggccgCGGCGCTCCGTCGACCCGCACCTTCGCCCGCGCCCTCCGGATCTTGGCGCGGCCGGAGCCCGTCAGTCTCCACAAGCTCTCGGAACCCGACTGCG GAACGGAAACTAATGAGCTCTTCTGGAGTAAGAGAATATGCGAACTCCTTGAGGTCTACATTCTCAGCCTTTGAG GCACTCCCTATTTCAACAATTGCTGTCATTGAAGGAGCTGCTTTGGGCGGTGGGCTAGAACTGGCACTTTCATGCGACCTCCGTATATGTG GAGAAGATGCAACTCTTGGCCTGCCAGAAACAGGGCTTGCTATCATTCCTGG AGCTGGGGGCACGCAGCGTCTTCCTAGGATTGTTGGAAGATCTAGAGCGAAGGAGATAATATTCACCGGCCGTAGGTGCAATGCATCTGAAGCTGTAATGATGG GGCTAGCAAACTACTGCGTTCCAGCAGGGGAGGCCTATGAAAAGGCTCTCGAACTCGCCCACGAGATAACCCAGAAG GGTCCTCTGGGGATCAGAATGGCCAAGAAGGCCATTGATCAAGGTATGCAGGCAGCAGACATGCCGTCGGCGTTGGCTGTCGAAGGCGAATGCTACGAGCAGCTGCTGAACACGGAGGATCGCCTTGAAGGCCTGGCCGCATTTGCCGAGAGGAGGAAACCTGTGTACTCCGGGAAGTAG
- the LOC102715369 gene encoding phospholipase A1-Ibeta2, chloroplastic: MPIAAAVTAPPAAAQVHGVVPRHASPPPQQQQQRAAAPRREQSPLNPSSQAIRSGSGAPAAGGGSAATEASRAHIANLDRVLGKPPQAPRPASHAAASKQQQDGGELEPLNVRHGLLNALNLSFFVPMPGMRARAAVDEHMSPRSLMHMQQLLSADSPRASPRSTIAQRWRSLHGEDGWAGLLDPLDSDLRRELLRYGDFVQAAYQAFHSLPTASARHRGLMLPDRSYRPTRSLFATSALSMPPWAKRPNTPEWLTQQSNWIGYVAVCESEREVARMGRRDIAIVLRGTATCLEWAENLRASLVPLDGESGEASGDAQDPKVARGFLSLYKTAGEKVKSLSEEVMGEVRRLMEKYKGEELSITVVGHSLGGALALLVADEIATTVPDAPPVAVVSFGGPKVGNAAFVDKLQKSGKVNVLRIVNAGDVVTKVPGVAPRLPLTKEQYQHVGAELRIDSKNSPCLRPDAGPACRHDLEAYLHLIDGFTGTGRPFRHDARRSVIRLLQMQRGNVKKEYVNRARELGVDPSAPVDVGRSMAYGNCAVASPSS; encoded by the coding sequence ATGCCAATAGCAGCCGCGGTGACcgcgccccccgccgccgcgcaggtGCACGGGGTCGTGCCGCGGcatgcctcgccgccgccgcagcagcagcagcagcgggcggcggcgccacggcgGGAGCAGTCGCCGCTGAACCCGAGCTCTCAGGCGATCCGGTCAGGCTCCGGCGCACCTGCTGCTGGTGGGGGCTCCGCGGCGACAGAGGCTTCCAGGGCGCATATAGCCAACCTTGACCGGGTGCTTGGGAAGCCGCCCCAGGCGCCGAGGCCGGCGAgccacgcggcggcgagcaagcagcagcaggatgGCGGGGAGCTGGAGCCGCTCAACGTGAGGCACGGCCTGCTCAACGCGCTGAACCTGTCCTTCTTTGTGCCGATGCCCGGGATGagggcgcgcgccgccgtcgacgagcaCATGTCGCCGCGCAGCCTCATGCACATGCAGCAGCTCCTCTCCGCGGACTCGCCGCGCGCCTCGCCGAGGAGCACCATCGCGCAGCGCTGGCGCAGCCTCCACGGGGAAgacggctgggccggcctccTCGACCCGCTCGACTCCGACCTCCGCCGTGAGCTCCTCCGCTACGGCGACTTCGTCCAGGCGGCGTACCAGGCCTTCCACTCGCTGCCCACCGCGTCGGCGAGGCACCGCGGCCTCATGCTCCCCGACCGCTCGTACCGCCCGACGCGGAGCCTCTTCGCCACCTCGGCGCTGTCCATGCCGCCGTGGGCCAAGCGCCCCAACACCCCCGAGTGGCTCACGCAGCAGTCAAACTGGATCGGCTACGTCGCCGTGTGCGAGTCCGAGCGGGAGGTCGCCCGCATGGGCCGCCGCGACATCGCCATCGTGCTGCGTGGGACGGCCACCTGCCTCGAGTGGGCCGAGAACCTGCGCGCCTCGCTCGTGCCGCTcgacggcgagagcggcgAAGCCAGCGGCGACGCGCAGGATCCCAAGGTGGCGCGGGGGTTTCTGAGCCTGTACAAGACGGCCGGGGAGAAGGTGAAGAGCCTCTCGGAAGAGGTCATGGGCGAGGTGAGGCGGCTCATGGAGAAGTACAAGGGCGAGGAGCTCAGCATCACGGTCGTCGGCCACAGCCTCGGCGGTGCCCTGGCGCTCCTCGTGGCCGACGAGATCGCCACCACCGTccccgacgcgccgccggtcgcggTGGTCTCCTTCGGCGGGCCGAAGGTGGGGAACGCCGCGTTCGTGGACAAGCTCCAGAAGAGCGGCAAGGTGAACGTCCTGCGCATCGTCAACGCCGGCGACGTGGTCACCAAGGTGCCCGGCGTGGCACCGCGGCTACCGCTCACCAAGGAGCAGTACCAGCACGTGGGCGCGGAGCTGCGCATCGACAGCAAGAACTCACCGTGCCTCCGCCCCGACGCCGGCCCGGCTTGCCGGCACGACCTGGAGGCGTACCTGCACCTCATCGACGGGTTCACGGGGACGGGGCGCCCGTTCCGGCACGACGCCCGGCGCAGCGTGATTCGGCTGCTGCAGATGCAGAGGGGCAACGTGAAGAAGGAGTACGTGAACCGCGCCCGCGAGCTCGGCGTCGACCCCTCCGCGCCGGTGGACGTCGGCCGGAGCATGGCCTACGGGAactgcgccgtcgccagcccCTCCTCGTGA